The sequence AAAGAAGCATGGAAATATTCCGCTGTAATATAAAAACCTTAAAATAAAAATTTAGGAGGATTCTTATGAAAAAATTCTTGATAAAAGTGAACGGAAATCAGTATGAAGTAGAAGTCGAGGAAGTAAAAGTAGAAGGTGCAGCTCCACAAGCCGCAAAAGCTGCTCCGGTTTCTGCCCCGGTTGCGCCGGCAGCTCCTGCAGCTCCTGCACCAAAGGTAGATACTGCTGTACCTGCTGGAGCTGCTACAGTAAAAGCTCCAATGCCTGGAACAATCCTTAAGGTGAATGTAAATGCAGGTGATTCAGTTAAAAAAGGACAAGTATTATTAGTTCTTGAAGCTATGAAGATGGAAAATGAAATAGTTTCTCCGGCTGACGGAAAAGTTGCAACTATAAATGTTGCAAAGGGTAGTACTGTAAATGCAGGCGATGTAATGGTTTCAATCGGATAAATTGTAAGATAAGGATCAGGATGAAAATCTTAATCTTTATCTTAAAATCTCATTATTATTTAAAGGAGATTTTAGATATGGGTAAAGTAAAGATCACCGAAACGGTTTTAAGGGATGCGCATCAATCCTTGATTGCAACCAGAATGAAGATTGATGAGATGCTCCCTATATTGGAAAAACTCGATAATATAGGATATAACTCCCTTGAAGCATGGGGGGGCGCAACTTTTGACGCATGCCTGAGGTTTTTGAATGAAGATCCTTGGGAAAGACTGAGAAAAATAAAAGATAAGGTTAAAAAAACCAGGCTTCAAATGCTTCTAAGAGGACAAAACCTACTTGGATATAAGCATTATGCAGATGATGTAGTCGAATATTTCGTTCAAAAAGCTGTTGCAAACGGAATGGACATAATCAGGATATTTGATGCTTTAAATGATGTAAGAAATATAGAAACTGCAATAAAGGCTTGTAAAAAAGAAGGCGGACATGCACAAGGTACAGTATGCTACACCATAAGTCCGGTGCATACTCTTCAGCATTTTGTAAATGACGCAAAAACTCTTGAAGAAATGGGCGCTGATTCTATATGCATAAAGGATATGGCAGGCTTGCTGATACCATACGAGGCATATGAACTGGTAAAAGCTATGAAGGAAAATGTAAAAGTACCTATTCAGCTTCATACCCACTACACCAGCGGAGTTGCAGCAATGACATACCTTAAGGCGATAGAAGCGGGCGTTGATATCGTAGATTGTGCTATATCACCTATGGCTCTTGGTACGTCACAGCCACCAACAGAACCTTTGGTAGCAACACTAAAGGGAACTGAGTATGATACGGGATATGACCTTAATCTGCTAAGTGAGATTGCAGATTATTTCAGACCTTTAAAGGACAGCTATGTCCAGAGTGGATTACTCGATGTAAAAATGATGGGCGTAGATGTAAACGCTCTTATTTACCAGGTTCCGGGCGGTATGTTGTCAAACCTTGTTTCACAGCTGAAACAATCCAATGCCATGGATAAATACGAAGAGGTTCTGAAAGAAGTACCAAGAGTAAGAGAAGATTTTGGATATCCTCCTTTAGTAACTCCCACAAGTCAGATAGTCGGTACGCAGGCTGTATTGAATATATTGACCGGTGAAAGGTACAAGATGGTGCCAAAGGAATCAAAGGGTGTTGTAAAAGGTGAGTATGGTAAAACACCAGCCCCTATACCCGAGGAAATCAAAAAGAAGATTCTTGGTGAAGAGGAACAGATTACATGCAGACCTGCAGACTTGATTGAACCTGAACTGGATAAGATAAGAGAACAAATTAAAGAATATATGGAGCAGGATGAGGATGTACTATCCTTTGCACTTCTGCCACAACCGGCGGAAAAATTCTTTAAATACCGTCAGGAAATGCGTAATAAAAAAGATAATCCGGCTGGTGAAAGTAATGATGAAATTATGGCTGTAATTTCTGCGGCGGTTGCATCTATGGAGACAACTCCAGGACACAAGCTTGTAGTAAAATCCTTCAGAAGGGTGCCTCAGACTGCTCCACTCTGGAGTACAGCCGGAAGGTTGCAGAGATTTCAATCGAAACTGTAAATGAAAATACATATAGAGAATTTTGCAGAAGACCAGTAAGCTGGAAATACTCCGGCTTACTGGTTTTTTCTTAAATGAGAACTATATTTATTACTAAAAAAAGAGAAGGAAATTGCTTTCCTTCCCTATAAAAAATCATTTTTTATCGAATCTTAACTATTTAGCGGCTGATTTTCTTCTTATCATCAGAAGTATGATTATAGCAATTGCTGCCAATAGTACAATTCCTGATAATACATAAATGATTGTATTTTTCACTGTTCCGGACCCGAGAGGACTCTTTGAATCTACCAGTACCATAGCTGTAAGGGCAGGTACTGTCAGTTTATTGCCCTTTACTTTGTCTAGTAGTTCAACACCGGCTTTCTCACTGTTTACAACTATATTCCAATCATCGGCAGGCAGAGTTATTTCCTTATCATCTTTATTTGCATTATACAAAACGGCAATGGTATTCCATGTATCACCATTAGCATTGTTATTCAGCGTATATCCAACCATGTTTTTGGGTATATTTTCCATGAATACTAAATTCTTCTGTACATCTTCGGTAGTTAGCATTCTGAAGGCAGGGTGTGTCTTACGCATAGTTATCAAGCCTTTATAGTACTCATATATATCCTTATATGTTGCTTTTCTGGACCAATCCAGTTGGTTTATATTATCTGGAGACCTGACACTGTCGCTGACCTTTTGTTTGGTAATCAAAAACTCTTCACCGCTCTTCATGAAGGGAATTCCCTGAGAGGTGAATACTATTGCCTGTGCCAGTTTATCCATCTTGATTCTGCTTTCTTCACTGTCATTAGGGTTGCTTATCTGAAGTTTATCCCATAGTGTATTGTTATCATGGCAAGAAGCATATGTGACTGTTTGTGTGGGATCCTTTGCATATGAGGCTTTTGAAATGATTACTTTTTCATAATTGATCTGAGGATGTTTTGTAGAGGCAACTACACCAAATTTGATTGTTTCTTCCATATCCTGTTTACCGCTTACAAAACCGTTATCTGTTAAATTAAATACATTCCCTTTGAGACCATCACGGATTTCATCACTAAAAACTGCAATGCCGTTAATCTTATGAGCGTTAGCTTTAATTGCCCTGTCCTCCACAGGCAATGGAGAACTTCCGCCGTTCCAACCTTCGCCATAAAGCAATATTGTCGGGTCAATTTTATTTAGTTCTTCACATATTATGTTCATTGTTTCTATATCATGCACACCCATAAGATCGAAGCGGAATCCGTCTATATGGTATTCGCTTACCCAGTATTTGAGTGAGTCGACTATAAGTTTTCTTACCATTGACCTTTCGGAGGCAGTCTCATTACCGCAGCCTGACCCGTTAGTATGTTTGCCCAGTTCATCCTTGCGATAGTAATAATCGGGGACAAGAAGGCTTAAGTTTGAATCATCGGCCTTAAAGGTATGATTATAAACTACATCCATAACTACACGAAGTCCATTTTCATGCATTGCCTTAACAGCCTGCTTGAATTCTTTAATACGGACTGCTCCGGAATATGGGTCGGTAGAATATGAACCCTCCGGCACATTGTAATTCTGAGGATCATAACCCCAGTTAAATTCATTTTTTTCAAGGCTAGTCTCATCTATAGTGTGATAGTCGTATGACGGCATCAAGTGCACATGGGTAATACCCAGATCAGATATATGGTCTATACCTGTTTTTTCACCCTCAGGACTTACTGTACCTTTCTCTGCAAATCCCAGGTATTTACCCTTGTTTTTTATTCCTGAAGTTTTACTCATAGAAAGATCTCTTACATGTATTTCATAAATAACAGCGTCTGTGAAGTTCTTAAATTCGGGTTTTGTATCTTTATCCCATCCCTCGGGATTTGTTTCCGATAAATCTACTACCATGGCACGTAGGCCATTTGCTCCAACCGATTTTGCATATGGATCAACACCTTCGTTGAAGTGTCCGTTTATATTTACTTTAAACGTATAAAACTTACCTTTGAGATCGCCGTCAACAACTGCAACCCAGGTACCGTTGATATCTTTTTTCATACTGATTTCCTTTTCAGGGCTTCCATTGAGGCATTCCTTGTATAATACAAGTTTAGCTTCATCTGTTGTAGGAGCCCATAAACGGAAGCTGGTTTTTTCTTTTGAGTAAGTTGCTCCCAGGTCATTTCCTTTGTATGTGAAAAGATCAGAAAATTCCTTGCTCCCAAAAACCTGACTCAGTATTAAAGCTGCCTCCTTATATCCTTCTTTATGGAT comes from Clostridia bacterium and encodes:
- a CDS encoding biotin/lipoyl-binding protein, with the translated sequence MKKFLIKVNGNQYEVEVEEVKVEGAAPQAAKAAPVSAPVAPAAPAAPAPKVDTAVPAGAATVKAPMPGTILKVNVNAGDSVKKGQVLLVLEAMKMENEIVSPADGKVATINVAKGSTVNAGDVMVSIG
- a CDS encoding oxaloacetate decarboxylase subunit alpha codes for the protein MGKVKITETVLRDAHQSLIATRMKIDEMLPILEKLDNIGYNSLEAWGGATFDACLRFLNEDPWERLRKIKDKVKKTRLQMLLRGQNLLGYKHYADDVVEYFVQKAVANGMDIIRIFDALNDVRNIETAIKACKKEGGHAQGTVCYTISPVHTLQHFVNDAKTLEEMGADSICIKDMAGLLIPYEAYELVKAMKENVKVPIQLHTHYTSGVAAMTYLKAIEAGVDIVDCAISPMALGTSQPPTEPLVATLKGTEYDTGYDLNLLSEIADYFRPLKDSYVQSGLLDVKMMGVDVNALIYQVPGGMLSNLVSQLKQSNAMDKYEEVLKEVPRVREDFGYPPLVTPTSQIVGTQAVLNILTGERYKMVPKESKGVVKGEYGKTPAPIPEEIKKKILGEEEQITCRPADLIEPELDKIREQIKEYMEQDEDVLSFALLPQPAEKFFKYRQEMRNKKDNPAGESNDEIMAVISAAVASMETTPGHKLVVKSFRRVPQTAPLWSTAGRLQRFQSKL
- the pulA gene encoding type I pullulanase, with the protein product MKRKILALITVCFFTLGIIVGFGPLTVRSEGKTTVKIHYYRADGDYSKWNVWMWADGVEGKAYNFTEEDEYGTSTNVVLPVEAKKVGFIVRTNDWKKDIDKDRNIDVKNGLAEVWLVSGDENTYTSADQVKKPEASKFDNVTVKLHYFRYDNNYDGWNFWLWKGSDGKGKSYSFTGEDSFGKVTEVNFSGMKNEKNIGLIIRKSTSDNEFAAKDTNSDRAILVSKADSKGVINVYLMQDDPRVTYKVSDIDRIPKIQNARVSGMNRIEAEVNIPLKITEDNKDGFILKAGNTIVNIEKVLSKDATTEGYSKKFTIITKDNLSFNGNYKIHKEGYKEAALILSQVFGSKEFSDLFTYKGNDLGATYSKEKTSFRLWAPTTDEAKLVLYKECLNGSPEKEISMKKDINGTWVAVVDGDLKGKFYTFKVNINGHFNEGVDPYAKSVGANGLRAMVVDLSETNPEGWDKDTKPEFKNFTDAVIYEIHVRDLSMSKTSGIKNKGKYLGFAEKGTVSPEGEKTGIDHISDLGITHVHLMPSYDYHTIDETSLEKNEFNWGYDPQNYNVPEGSYSTDPYSGAVRIKEFKQAVKAMHENGLRVVMDVVYNHTFKADDSNLSLLVPDYYYRKDELGKHTNGSGCGNETASERSMVRKLIVDSLKYWVSEYHIDGFRFDLMGVHDIETMNIICEELNKIDPTILLYGEGWNGGSSPLPVEDRAIKANAHKINGIAVFSDEIRDGLKGNVFNLTDNGFVSGKQDMEETIKFGVVASTKHPQINYEKVIISKASYAKDPTQTVTYASCHDNNTLWDKLQISNPNDSEESRIKMDKLAQAIVFTSQGIPFMKSGEEFLITKQKVSDSVRSPDNINQLDWSRKATYKDIYEYYKGLITMRKTHPAFRMLTTEDVQKNLVFMENIPKNMVGYTLNNNANGDTWNTIAVLYNANKDDKEITLPADDWNIVVNSEKAGVELLDKVKGNKLTVPALTAMVLVDSKSPLGSGTVKNTIIYVLSGIVLLAAIAIIILLMIRRKSAAK